The Orcinus orca chromosome 16, mOrcOrc1.1, whole genome shotgun sequence genome includes a window with the following:
- the LOC101286873 gene encoding allograft inflammatory factor 1-like, with amino-acid sequence SRRHTPRSLDQAPAPPLRPFAVVAKPRAGRSPVLTTSVALGNRLQGGKALGLLKARQERRPAEINRELLCDQRYSDEENLPEKLAAFKEKYLEFDLNSEGEIELMSLKRMMEKRGVPKTHLEMKKMISEVAGAVSDTTSYGDFVNMMLGKRSAVPKLVMMFEGKANESGPKPAGPLQRGVASLPGGPPWACPALPTRLPPSRSHCPS; translated from the coding sequence TCCCGCCGCCACACGCCGCGCAGCTTGGACCAGGCGCCCGCCCCTCCCCTTCGTCCCTTTGCCGTGGTCGCGAAGCCCCGAGCCGGCAGAAGCCCGGTGCTCACCACGTCGGTCGCGCTCGGCAACAGGTTGCAAGGAGGGAAAGCACTCGGTTTGCTCAAAGCCCGGCAGGAGAGGAGGCCGGCCGAGATCAACCGGGAGCTCCTCTGTGACCAGAGGTACAGTGATGAAGAGAACCTGCCGGAAAAACTTGCAGCCTTTAAAGAGAAGTACCTGGAGTTTGACCTGAACAGTGAGGGCGAGATTGAGCTGATGTCTCTGAAGAGGATGATGGAGAAGCGTGGGGTCCCCAAGACCCACCTGGAGATGAAGAAGATGATCTCGGAGGTGGCGGGCGCTGTCAGCGACACCACCTCCTACGGAGACTTTGTGAACATGATGCTGGGGAAACGGTCGGCGGTGCCCAAGCTAGTCATGATGTTTGAAGGAAAAGCCAACGAGAGCGGCCCCAAGCCAGCTGGCCCCCTCCAGAGAGGCGTTGCCAGCCTGCCCGGAGGacccccctgggcctgccccgCTCTCCCCACTCGTCTTCCTCCCTCCCGATCTCACTGCCCTTCTTGA